Proteins co-encoded in one Thamnophis elegans isolate rThaEle1 chromosome 1, rThaEle1.pri, whole genome shotgun sequence genomic window:
- the LOC116505792 gene encoding disintegrin and metalloproteinase domain-containing protein 20-like, whose translation MSTCLQLLSVILLKIVQNAASGQAPPQGFRYASYDVIIPRKLSPKYGQEEPQDVSYLLPIEGNPHVVFLRQRRNFIPKVFPVFTYNTSGDLQVDHPFIKDDCFYHGFIQRKSPSRVTLSTCSGGLRGLIQMENKTYEIEPVQESSTFQHVVFRLEVEEEALQMTCGVGEEEQSHQEDIILETENVATKGIFGKSWWPHTRYVKVAIVIDYELYLRFHRNESFITMQVLDIVHTANSFYDPLSVHLSITGLVIWSQNNPINITSAAGSTLSQFNIWRRDHLLKILKNDVGHLLSYKYFGGTVGLAYVGTICSGHWASAIESYRTSSLLLISEIFAHELGHVLGMEHDEQFCYCEKSKCIMAAHAVETDKFSNCSYKDYFRRRNTRCLFVPPDTNTKFKFESCGNKRVEKGEQCDCGSQAQCKSDLCCQANCMLRPAAVCAFGLCCANCQYRQRGTVCRENISSCDLPEYCNGTSEHCPEDVHVQDGAVCNDGVYCYHGNCTTHDMQCKMIFGSGAIVASEVCFIEVNNKGDRFGNCGLKHGNYKKCDTGDSLCGRIQCKNIQMPSLEDHTTIIHTSTGDNECWGTDYHTGMKVNDIGAVRDGTPCGDNTLCIEGSCVNVSILKYDCNVTMCHNHGVCNTLKHCHCDVGWAPPDCRNRGCGGSIDSGPAPLIAQCKTNMKISSVAVILLAFCHTIVCAGLVI comes from the coding sequence ATGAGTACCTGTCTGCAATTGTTGAGTGTGATATTGCTTAAGATTGTCCAAAATGCAGCTTCTGGACAGGCACCTCCTCAGGGCTTCAGATATGCCTCTTACGACGTGATCATCCCAAGGAAGCTGTCTCCCAAGTATGGGCAAGAAGAACCCCAGGATGTGAGCTACCTCCTGCCCATTGAAGGAAATCCCCATGTGGTAttcctcaggcaaagaaggaactTCATCCCTAAGGTCTTTCCTGTCTTCACCTATAATACATCGGGAGATCTCCAAGTGGATCATCCTTTTATCAAGGATGATTGTTTCTACCATGGATTTATTCAGAGAAAGTCCCCTTCTCGAGTCACCCTCAGTACATGTTCAGGAGGCCTGAGAGGTCTcatacaaatggaaaataagaCCTATGAAATCGAACCAGTCCAGGAATCTTCTACCTTTCAACACGTGGTGTTTCGGTTAGAAGTAGAGGAAGAGGCTCTCCAAATGACTTGTGGAGTTGGAGAGGAAGAGCAGAGCCATCAAGAGGACATAATACTTGAAACAGAGAATGTTGCCACCAAGGGTATTTTTGGTAAGTCCTGGTGGCCACATACAAGATATGTCAAAGTGGCAATTGTGATTGATTATGAACTATATTTGAGGTTTCACAGAAATGAATCTTTTATTACGATGCAAGTTCTAGATATTGTCCACACTGCAAATTCATTCTATGATCCACTTTCTGTTCATCTGTCAATAACAGGCTTAGTGATCTGGTCACAAAACAACCCCATAAACATTACCTCTGCAGCAGGTAGCACACTTTCACAGTTTAATATTTGGAGAAGAGATCATCtgcttaaaattttaaaaaatgatgttggTCACTTATTATCATATAAGTATTTTGGGGGAACAGTAGGACTTGCTTATGTTGGAACAATATGTAGCGGTCACTGGGCAAGTGCTATTGAATCCTAtagaacttccagtttgcttttAATTTCTGAAATATTTGCCCATGAACTGGGACATGTGCTTGGAATGGAACATGATGAACAATTTTGTTATTGTGAAAAGAGTAAATGCATTATGGCAGCCCATGCAGTAGAGACTGATAAATTTAGTAACTGCAGTTACAAGGATTATTTCCGCCGTAGAAACACTAGGTGTTTATTTGTCCCACCAGACACTAACACAAAATTTAAGTTTGAATCCTGTGGTAACAAAAGAGTGGAAAAGGGAGAGCAGTGTGACTGTGGGTCACAAGCACAATGCAAGTCAGATCTGTGCTGCCAAGCTAATTGTATGTTGCGCCCTGCGGCTGTTTGTGCCTTTGGACTGTGCTGTGCTAACTGCCAGTATCGTCAACGTGGAACTGTTTGCAGAGAGAATATTAGCAGTTGTGATCTCCCTGAATATTGCAATGGGACTTCAGAGCACTGCCCAGAAGATGTGCATGTGCAAGATGGTGCCGTGTGCAATGATGGCGTGTATTGTTATCATGGAAACTGCACGACTCATGATATGCAGTGCAAAATGATATTCGGTAGCGGAGCAATAGTCGCTTCTGAAGTTTGCTTCATAGAAGTGAATAATAAAGGTGATCGCTTTGGCAACTGCGGCCTTAAACATGGAAATTACAAGAAATGTGATACTGGGGATAGCCTGTGTGGCCGTATTCAGTGTAAAAATATACAAATGCCTTCCTTGGAGGACCACACTACAATAATTCATACTTCCACTGGAGATAATGAATGCTGGGGTACTGACTACCACACTGGGATGAAGGTAAATGATATTGGAGCAGTGAGAGATGGTACTCCTTGTGGCGATAATACGTTGTGCATTGAGGGTAGTTGTGTTAATGTGTCCATTCTGAAATATGACTGTAATGTCACAATGTGCCATAATCATGGAGTTTGTAACACTCTCAAACACTGTCACTGTGATGTTGGATGGGCCCCTCCAGACTGTAGAAATAGAGGCTGTGGAGGTAGCATAGACAGTGGGCCAGCTCCATTGATAGCACAGTGTAAAACTAATATGAAAATCTCGTCTGTAGCTGTAATACTCTTGGCTTTTTGTCACACAATTGTTTGTGCTGGTCTGGTTATCTAG